The nucleotide sequence CTGGCAACCTGGACCAACAACAACTAACACTCACTTTATATGCTCATGGCGTTGAAATTCCCAACAAATCAATTCTCAAAACTCTACCGACCGACATAGACTTACGAGTTGTCGAATAAGAATCTGTTTCTATAACCAAAAACATCCGATGTTGAACCACAACATCGTGcgtaattaagtatttattaaccCATTCGAGTTACCAGCCAACAGTCCTCCATGCAAACTTGTCATGCATTGGGCCGTGTCTGCATATGCAAGCATGGTTTTGGTCTCAAGAGCCGTTACATCTGACAAACGCCACACTCATCTCTACTTACAGCCATGATACATAGGCCGTTCTCTTCCGGTTTTCAGAACTCCTGATCGCAATTGTCTCCCTCAGTCGaattttctttgttcaacaAGGCTATGAATATTCTTGTTTCCACTAACTTGTTGAATTTtgtttggcttcttcttgttttaGTCTCTCTACCAACTTTGTTTGTAAGAATGGGCTGAGTCCCAGGCTTGGAAACTTGTTAGCGACTTGACGTGCCTGTATTCGTGTCTTCTAGACTTACATTCCCTCGTTCGTCAGAATACGGTACGTTCCACTTGGCTGTACCTTGCCGATGATGGTACCATTGCCGTCCACTTCAACGCTTCCCAGGATATCCTCAGGCCATGCAATGCGTCCAAAGTCGGGGGGATTCCTTCGGTCGCTGAGGTGCACatatcctcctcttccaccaccaccagctccTCCCTGAGCACTGGCACCTCCTGCACCGTCGCCTCCAGCTCCCCCTCCAGATCTCTGCTTGCGAGATCCGCCTCTATTGGGTCGTTTTTGTGAGAAAAAGGCACCGCCTGAGCCTAGATTGAAGCCTCCCGGACTGGCAAATGCGCGTGCTTGATTCACAAGATCCTCGTCTTGGTGGCCGTACTCGGTTATCACCTCGTTGAGAATCTTAACGAAGTCCTTATTCTCAGTGAAGGACTGAGGAGTGGGAGGGAGTTCGCTAGTAGTCCCAATTGCTAGGCGCTCATCCGGCGGTTCTTTCTCGAGATAGCTCAAGTAGCTTGTGAAAGGAGATTTGGGATTCTTCACAACTTTCTACAGCATGGTCAGCGTGTTGTTGAAGTGGCACCGGCTTGGGTGTTGAACACAAACAATTTTAGGGTTGCTAGAAAGACTAGAAATGGCTCTAATAGGTACAGCCATATGCCGAGCAGTATATCGAAATGATGACACTATCATTTTGCTGCTATTTTGGAATTCAAATCGATTTTACTACTGTGTCCGGTGCAATGAAGCTATCATTGCGTTGACTCGACCTTGATCGAGAATGAGGTCATTCGCAGGACCCTAGTGAAACGCGATATATGCCTATGGAGGGTATATGTATCAAACGAATCAATTAAACGCGTCAACGCGGTCAGTGCGAACCCTTCAAGACGACCTGCGCAACGAGGCACAATGTACTGAGGTAGATACCTTAGTAGGCAAATCAACCAGAGTATCATATACGAAATTCAATTAGCAAGCAACGTTTATTTCATATACAGAAAGTTGAACCCTTTttcattttctttttctttctctttcctttctctGCGATGCCAAGCTAGCGGTACAGATCATGGATAAAACACCAGCTCCTATATTCCGAAAACAACGAGGGGCGGTCCCTCCGTCGTCTGCGATACCGTCTTCATCTCCCGCCTTCGGTACCCCAATCCATCCACTGAAGCCATTCGCCGTCAATGCCCCCAAGGCTGCAATATTACCGATCATACTCCCTCCTCCGACACTTCGACCGCTCGCTTTCCGTACATTTACGAAAAAACATTCTttgaccttgacatcctcTGCACTTCAAGAACTCGCTTCCTTCATTGGAAGGCATTGTGGTTCAGGATGGCGTGAAGAAGGTTTGGCCGAACGGGTTCTGGAAGAGGTTGCCAGAAGCTGGAAAAACCGCAATGGGGGCGTCATTGTCGAGGGCTCGAGTAAAGAGCTCCAGGAAATCCTCAAAACCCTTGAGGGTAACATGAGTGGCGGCAGAATCACTGGCCCAGCAAGAGGACTGCCACGTGGGGATAGTATGCTTGATCTCAAAGACAACGAGACCTTGAACACACGGTTAGGACTAAGGCCGGCAGAAATCAGGAGAGAGGATAGCAACACAAGCTTTGGCATGTCGGGACTTGGTGTGGACGAGGAGCAAGACGAAAGCGAGACGAACGATCCTCGGGCATGGCTCAAAGTCATAAACGCATATGACCAACCCAGATTCATATACAACGTTGGCAAAAAGCACTTTGAAAAGTCAGTATAGTCGGCCTATTCGGTGGATCAACTGAATTTGCGACTAACATTTCCCAGGGATACTGCAACGCCTTCATTACTACCACCGGCATCACACAAAACGACGGTTTTCCGAAATCGATACAATGTAATTCACCAGCGTCTTCTCCGAAACGAAACCTTCCAGTCCTCCGCAGTCTCCTCCTCTCGAAGACAAAGCCTCAGTCGTTCCCTATCCAACCAGCATTCACTTAAACTCACCCCAGTCGCGAACCTCCTTGGTCGCCATGGCAGCAGCCATATGCTACTAGGGCTCCTGGTTCTCCTTCCTACCGGCGATCTTGCCATCAGCGACCTGACTGGTACTATTGCTTTGGACTTATCCCAGGCGGTAGCTATCCCGGATGATTCCGCATGGTTTTGTCCCGGCATGATCGTGCTGGTTGACGGTGTctatgaagaagaagacgaatcCTTGGGCAAGGGTCTGAGCGGCAGTAGCGGCGTTGGAGGTACACTGGGCGGCCGTTTCCAAGGCTTCTTTATAGGTCAGCCCCCATGTGAACGTCGTCAAGCGACTCTGGGCATCAGCGGACCCGACGGGGGTCAGGAACAGACCATAGGAGGGGGCTTTGGCTGGATCGATTTCCTGGGTGTAGGCAGCGAGCGTGCCGTGGGTACCAAGATGCGCAGGCTCGAAAGGCGCCTTCTACGCAGCGGAGCAGAGGATGATAGTGCACCATCACGTGGGCGTGTCGTTGTTATTGGCGAGCTGAACCTCGATCAACCACGAACTCTCCAAGCATTACGCAAGATCCTCTCAGGATATGCCTCAGAACCTGAGGGTTCAACGCCTCTAACATTCGTGCTGATGGGTAACTTCACTCAGTACGCTGTTTTGGCACGGGGAGGCAGTGGCGGAAGTATCgaatataaagaatactTTGATGCCTTGGCTTCAACCCTGGGAGACTTTCCAACCCTGCTCCAATCGTCCACCTTCGTCTTTGTTCCCGGAGACAATGACGCCTGGGTCTCGTCCTTTACAGCTGGCGCCTCTGTTCCTTTGCCTCGGAAACAAGTGCCAGACATGTTCACGTCGAGAATACGTCGAGCCTTTGCGACAGCCAATGCGGAGGCGGGAGGGAAGTCAAATGGCACTGCCGTATGGACCTCGAACCCGAGCCGAATCAGTTTATTCGGCCCCAACCACGAACTTGTCTTCTTTAGAGATGATGTATCTGCTCGTTTGCGTCGAGCCTCTGTCCGTTTAaaacccaagaccaaggatgcCAGTGGAGAACAGGCCCCAGGTTCAAGCGCTGCCCCTCCCGAAGATGTTCAGCCGATGGATATCGATTCTGCTCATCATGATGATCCTACCGCTACTGCTACCGCCTCGCCCGTCACACCTCTTATTCCTCACGACGTTCATGCCGCCCAGAAACTTGTCAAGACTATTCTTGATCAAGGCTACCTCGCACCATTCCGCCAGTCTATTCGCCCCGTTCACTGGGACTACTCCTCAGCATTGCATCTGTACCCACTACCCACAGCCATGGTCTTGCTCGACACAACAGCCCCGCCGTTTTGCGTCACATACGAGGGGTGTCATGTAATGAACCCAGGCAGTGTGCTCGTAGCAGGACGCAAGGGAATCGCTCGATGGGTCGAGTATGATGTCGGTCGCTTGGGCAGGTTAAGGGAATGTACAGTTTAGATTAGACGTCCaaatctaaatattatttagttgCTGCTATCGATGATTCATGGCGTCAGGGGATTAAGGGGCATACAGGGTAATGATGGGTGTGGCGGACAACCCAGACGAACATTGGTAGCTTTCGATAATCACAAAAAGCAGTAATATTTAAACCTCATATCATAAAATGCTAGTTTTTATTTACCTATGCACAAGAATACACAGGACACTGAAAACGCACCAACTCACCACGCGATGAACATAGAAGTCTGGTATCATGAATAGCTAAGTATGCAAAGGCCCATTTACCTCCTCTTTAACAAGCCTTCCTCCTCTactgcagcagcagagctTCCTCGTGTAGAACTCCATACAGGGCTTCAATCTCGGCCCTCACCTTGTTTAATTCAGCTGCCACTTGTAGCGTAACGAGTGTGTATGCGTACAGCAAAGCATAATCACTCTCTTGAACAACCAGAGGGGGTTCGTTGCCCAAAAGATCCGTACT is from Fusarium musae strain F31 chromosome 4, whole genome shotgun sequence and encodes:
- a CDS encoding hypothetical protein (EggNog:ENOG41); its protein translation is MDKTPAPIFRKQRGAVPPSSAIPSSSPAFGTPIHPLKPFAVNAPKAAILPIILPPPTLRPLAFRTFTKKHSLTLTSSALQELASFIGRHCGSGWREEGLAERVLEEVARSWKNRNGGVIVEGSSKELQEILKTLEGNMSGGRITGPARGLPRGDSMLDLKDNETLNTRLGLRPAEIRREDSNTSFGMSGLGVDEEQDESETNDPRAWLKVINAYDQPRFIYNVGKKHFEKDTATPSLLPPASHKTTVFRNRYNVIHQRLLRNETFQSSAVSSSRRQSLSRSLSNQHSLKLTPVANLLGRHGSSHMLLGLLVLLPTGDLAISDLTGTIALDLSQAVAIPDDSAWFCPGMIVLVDGVYEEEDESLGKGLSGSSGVGGTLGGRFQGFFIGQPPCERRQATLGISGPDGGQEQTIGGGFGWIDFLGVGSERAVGTKMRRLERRLLRSGAEDDSAPSRGRVVVIGELNLDQPRTLQALRKILSGYASEPEGSTPLTFVLMGNFTQYAVLARGGSGGSIEYKEYFDALASTLGDFPTLLQSSTFVFVPGDNDAWVSSFTAGASVPLPRKQVPDMFTSRIRRAFATANAEAGGKSNGTAVWTSNPSRISLFGPNHELVFFRDDVSARLRRASVRLKPKTKDASGEQAPGSSAAPPEDVQPMDIDSAHHDDPTATATASPVTPLIPHDVHAAQKLVKTILDQGYLAPFRQSIRPVHWDYSSALHLYPLPTAMVLLDTTAPPFCVTYEGCHVMNPGSVLVAGRKGIARWVEYDVGRLGRLRECTV